The proteins below come from a single Balaenoptera acutorostrata chromosome 2, mBalAcu1.1, whole genome shotgun sequence genomic window:
- the LOC103002367 gene encoding cAMP-specific 3',5'-cyclic phosphodiesterase 4D isoform X11: protein MASNKFKRMLNRELTHLSEMSRSGNQVSEYISNTFLDKQHEVEIPSPTQKEKEKKKRPMSQISGVKKLMHSSSLTNSSIPRFGVKTEQEDILAKELEDVNKWGLHVFRIAELSGNRPLTVIMHTIFQERDLLKTFKIPVDTLITYLMTLEDHYHADVAYHNNIHAADVVQSTHVLLSTPALEAVFTDLEILAAIFASAIHDVDHPGVSNQFLINTNSELALMYNDSSVLENHHLAVGFKLLQEENCDIFQNLTKKQRQSLRKMVIDIVLATDMSKHMNLLADLKTMVETKKVTSSGVLLLDNYSDRIQVLQNMVHCADLSNPTKPLQLYRQWTDRIMEEFFRQGDRERERGMEISPMCDKHNASVEKSQVGFIDYIVHPLWETWADLVHPDAQDILDTLEDNREWYQSTIPQSPSPAPDDQEEGRQGQTEKFQFELTLEEDGESDTEKDSGSQVEEDTSCSDSKTLCTQDSESTEIPLDEQAEEEAVGEEEEESQPEACAIGAHSPDT, encoded by the exons tttaaAAGGATGCTTAATCGAGAACTCACCCATCTCTCTGAAATGAGTCGGTCTGGAAATCAAGTGTCAGAGTATATATCAAACACATTCTTAG ataagCAACATGAAGTGGAAATTCCTTCTCCGActcagaaggaaaaggagaaaaagaaaaggccaatgTCTCAGATCAGTGGGGTCAAGAAATTGATGCACAGCTCCAGTTTGACTAATTCAAGCATCCCAAGGTTTGGGGTCAAAACTGAACAAGAAGACATCCTTGCCAAG GAACTAGAAGATGTGAACAAATGGGGTCTTCACGTTTTCAGAATAGCAGAGTTGTCTGGGAACCGGCCTTTGACTGTTATCATGCACACCATTTTTCAG GAACGggatttattaaaaacatttaaaattccagTGGACACTTTAATTACATACCTAATGACCCTGGAAGATCATTACCACGCTGATGTGGCCTACCACAATAATATTCACGCTGCAGACGTCGTCCAGTCAACACACGTGCTGTTATCTACACCTGCTTTGGAG gctgtgtttacagATTTAGAGATTCTTGCAGCAATTTTTGCCAGTGCAATACATGATGTAGATCATCCTGGTGTGTCCAATCAGTTTCTGATCAATACAA ACTCTGAACTTGCCTTGATGTACAATGATTCTTCTGTCCTGGAGAACCATCATTTGGCCGTGGGCTTTAAGTTGCTTCAGGAAGAAAACTGTGACATTTTCCAGAATTTGACCAAGAAGCAAAGACAATCATTAAGGAAGATGGTCATTGATATT GTACTTGCAACAGACATGTCAAAGCACATGAATCTACTGGCTGACTTGAAAACTATGGTTGAAACTAAGAAAGTGACAAGTTCTGGAGTTCTTCTTCTTGATAATTATTCTGATAGGATTCAG GTCCTTCAGAACATGGTGCATTGTGCCGACCTGAGCAACCCAACCAAGCCTCTCCAGCTATACCGCCAGTGGACGGACCGCATCATGGAGGAGTTCTTCCGCCAaggggaccgagagagggagcgGGGCATGGAGATAAGCCCCATGTGTGACAAGCACAATGCCTCTGTGGAAAAATCACAG gtggGCTTCATAGACTACATTGTTCATCCTCTCTGGGAGACGTGGGCAGACCTGGTCCATCCTGACGCCCAGGACATTTTGGACACTTTGGAGGACAATCGTGAGTGGTACCAGAGCACAATTCCTCAGAGCCCCTCCCCGGCGCCGGATGACCAGGAGGAGGGCCGGCAGGGTCAAACTGAGAAGTTCCAGTTTGAACTGACTTTAGAGGAGGACGGCGAGTCAGACACCGAAAAGGACAGTGGGAGTCAAGTAGAAGAAGACACGAGCTGCAGTGACTCCAAGACGCTCTGCACTCAAGACTCGGAGTCCACCGAAATCCCCCTGGATGAGCAGGCGGAAGAGGAAGccgtgggggaggaggaggaggagagccagCCCGAGGCCTGTGCCATCGGAGCCCACTCGCCCGACACATAA